In one window of Myxococcus virescens DNA:
- a CDS encoding M23 family metallopeptidase, translated as MRIAPLLCLAAALLASTSEAAVRHVIKNRRIEPNQTLAKALHDAQLPDAQVAAVISALEGVFDFRKSRVGDQLRLVIRDGELDFFDYRQSMVDEWQVRRDGEKYVGSKRAIEVEKQVAVVALEIQSSLYEAAVAAGEDPAIGMVLADVFAWDIDFYRDVRKGDTARALVEKFVSKGRLLRYGDVLAATYAGGLVGNKKVYRYVLPDGQPNYFNEEGASAKKTFLKTPLKYANVTSRFGSRFHPVLKYLKAHNGVDYGTPIGTPVWAVADGTVTQAGYAGAAGNMVVIRHANGFETQYMHLSRFGEGVRAGARVRQKQVIAYSGNTGRSTGPHLHFGLKRNGQYTNPLNQQFPRADPLPKELLPDFLAKAQELTGQMEAVSVAAVAGQAAAMP; from the coding sequence ATGAGAATCGCTCCCCTGCTCTGCCTGGCCGCCGCGCTGCTGGCTTCGACGTCCGAAGCCGCGGTCCGTCACGTCATCAAGAACCGCCGTATCGAGCCGAACCAGACGCTCGCGAAGGCGCTGCACGACGCGCAGCTCCCGGACGCGCAGGTGGCCGCCGTCATCTCCGCGCTGGAGGGCGTGTTCGACTTCCGCAAGTCGCGCGTGGGCGACCAGCTGCGGCTCGTCATCCGCGACGGGGAGCTGGACTTCTTCGACTACCGCCAGAGCATGGTGGACGAGTGGCAGGTCCGCCGCGACGGCGAGAAGTACGTGGGCAGCAAGCGCGCCATCGAGGTGGAGAAGCAGGTCGCCGTGGTGGCGCTGGAAATCCAGTCGTCGCTGTACGAGGCGGCGGTGGCCGCCGGCGAGGACCCGGCCATCGGCATGGTGCTGGCGGACGTGTTCGCCTGGGACATCGACTTCTACCGTGACGTGCGCAAGGGCGACACGGCGCGCGCGCTGGTGGAGAAGTTCGTCTCCAAGGGCCGCCTGCTGCGCTACGGCGACGTGCTGGCGGCGACGTACGCGGGCGGGCTCGTGGGCAACAAGAAGGTGTACCGCTACGTGCTCCCGGACGGGCAGCCCAACTACTTCAACGAGGAGGGCGCCAGCGCGAAGAAGACCTTCCTCAAGACGCCCCTGAAGTACGCCAACGTCACCAGCCGCTTCGGCTCGCGCTTCCACCCGGTGCTCAAGTACCTCAAGGCCCACAATGGCGTGGACTACGGCACCCCCATCGGCACCCCGGTGTGGGCGGTGGCGGACGGCACGGTGACGCAGGCGGGCTACGCGGGCGCCGCCGGCAACATGGTGGTCATCCGCCACGCCAACGGCTTCGAGACGCAGTACATGCACCTGTCGCGCTTCGGCGAAGGCGTCCGCGCAGGCGCCCGCGTGCGGCAGAAGCAGGTCATCGCCTACTCCGGCAACACCGGCCGCTCCACCGGGCCGCACCTGCACTTCGGGCTCAAGCGCAACGGCCAGTACACCAACCCGCTCAACCAGCAGTTCCCCCGCGCGGACCCACTGCCCAAGGAGCTGCTGCCGGACTTCCTCGCCAAGGCGCAGGAACTGACGGGGCAGATGGAGGCCGTGTCCGTGGCCGCCGTCGCCGGGCAGGCCGCGGCCATGCCGTGA
- a CDS encoding DUF2378 family protein — MGFPQNDLEQRLAVIRPDDTVRGLVFNAVFNLTEKQLGVEAATRLREPFFKRSPVDFFSYPAVDALRLLYATSEALTPMYGSMEDAVRACGAAAVTHFFQSTVGQTLNRLIGKGDPKRLLSHAPTAYSTLVNYGRREFAVLGDKQVRLAFHGDMQPVQYHEGVLKEALSVVGCKSRVVGTPRGVTGADYVITWE, encoded by the coding sequence ATGGGCTTTCCGCAGAACGACCTCGAACAACGGTTGGCCGTCATCCGTCCCGACGACACGGTGCGCGGGCTCGTCTTCAACGCGGTGTTCAACCTGACAGAGAAGCAGCTGGGCGTGGAGGCGGCCACGCGCCTGCGTGAGCCCTTCTTCAAGCGCTCCCCGGTGGACTTCTTCTCCTACCCGGCCGTGGATGCCCTGCGCCTCTTGTACGCGACGTCGGAAGCGCTCACGCCCATGTACGGCTCCATGGAGGACGCGGTGCGGGCCTGCGGGGCCGCGGCCGTCACGCACTTCTTCCAGTCCACGGTGGGGCAGACGCTCAACCGGCTCATCGGCAAGGGCGACCCCAAGCGGCTCCTCTCCCACGCGCCCACCGCGTACTCGACGCTGGTGAACTATGGCCGGCGCGAATTCGCCGTGCTGGGAGACAAGCAGGTGCGCCTGGCCTTCCACGGGGACATGCAGCCGGTGCAGTACCACGAGGGCGTCTTGAAGGAGGCGCTGAGCGTCGTCGGCTGCAAGAGCCGGGTGGTGGGCACGCCCCGCGGCGTGACGGGCGCTGACTACGTCATCACCTGGGAGTAG
- a CDS encoding SpoVR family protein, whose translation MPKSLPPRLASLRDEIHGYAKEFGLDFFDTHFEMVSYDEMNMVAAYGGFPTRYPHWRWGMEYEQLAKGYEYGLSKIYELVINNDPCYAYLMESNPEVDQKLVMAHVYGHCDFFKNNFSFRHTNRRMIDEMANHATRVRRWVDKIGVEKVEDFIDRTLSLENLIDQHAPHIRRNPDPKKAEDELKANERVEGFKVGREYMRGYINPSEFLDSQRKKVEDEKQRAKKFPERPQRDVLLFLLEEAPLEPWEADILAILRDEAYYFAPQGQTKIMNEGWASYWHSTIMTRRALKDDEIIDYADHHSGTMGTRPGAINPYKLGIELWRDIEERWNKGRFGKEWDECDDLRARRAWDKKLGAGREKIFEVRKHYNDITFIDTFLTPEFAMEQKLFVYGFNDKRNSWEILDREFKKVKNKLLQGLTNFGQPIIEVVDGNFENRSELLLAHRHDGQDLKGDYARETLRNLQSLWRRPVNILTRYDNKGVILRFDGQSHSERKVEL comes from the coding sequence ATGCCCAAGAGCCTCCCCCCTCGCCTCGCCTCGCTCCGCGACGAAATCCATGGCTACGCCAAGGAGTTCGGCCTGGACTTCTTCGACACCCACTTCGAGATGGTGTCCTACGACGAGATGAACATGGTGGCCGCCTACGGCGGCTTTCCCACCCGCTATCCCCACTGGCGCTGGGGCATGGAGTACGAGCAGCTCGCCAAGGGCTACGAGTACGGGCTGAGCAAGATCTACGAGCTCGTCATCAACAACGACCCTTGCTACGCCTACTTGATGGAGAGCAACCCGGAGGTGGACCAGAAGCTCGTCATGGCCCACGTCTACGGTCACTGCGACTTCTTCAAGAACAACTTCTCCTTCCGGCACACCAACCGCCGGATGATTGATGAGATGGCCAACCACGCCACGCGGGTGCGGCGCTGGGTGGACAAGATTGGCGTGGAGAAGGTCGAGGACTTCATCGACCGGACGCTGAGCCTGGAGAACCTCATCGACCAGCACGCGCCGCACATCCGGCGCAACCCGGACCCGAAGAAGGCCGAGGACGAGCTCAAGGCCAACGAGCGCGTAGAGGGCTTCAAGGTGGGCCGCGAATACATGCGCGGCTACATCAACCCGTCCGAGTTCCTCGACTCACAGCGCAAGAAGGTGGAGGACGAGAAGCAGCGCGCCAAGAAGTTCCCCGAGCGCCCCCAGCGCGACGTGTTGCTCTTCCTGCTGGAAGAGGCGCCGCTGGAGCCGTGGGAGGCGGACATCCTCGCGATTCTGCGCGACGAGGCCTACTACTTCGCGCCCCAGGGCCAGACGAAAATCATGAACGAGGGGTGGGCCAGCTACTGGCACTCCACCATCATGACGCGCCGGGCCCTCAAGGACGACGAAATCATCGACTACGCGGACCACCACTCCGGCACCATGGGGACCCGCCCTGGCGCCATCAACCCGTACAAGCTCGGCATCGAGCTGTGGCGCGACATCGAGGAGCGGTGGAACAAGGGCCGCTTCGGCAAGGAATGGGACGAGTGCGATGATTTGCGCGCGCGCCGCGCCTGGGACAAGAAGCTGGGCGCCGGCCGCGAGAAGATCTTCGAGGTCCGCAAGCACTACAACGACATCACCTTCATCGACACGTTCCTGACGCCCGAGTTCGCGATGGAGCAGAAGCTCTTCGTGTACGGCTTCAACGACAAGCGCAACTCGTGGGAGATCCTCGACCGCGAGTTCAAGAAGGTGAAGAACAAGCTCCTCCAGGGACTCACCAACTTCGGCCAGCCCATCATCGAGGTGGTGGACGGCAACTTCGAGAACCGCAGCGAACTGCTGCTGGCGCACCGCCACGACGGACAGGACCTCAAGGGCGACTACGCCCGCGAGACGCTGCGCAACCTCCAGTCCCTGTGGCGCCGGCCCGTCAACATCCTCACGCGGTACGACAACAAGGGCGTCATCCTGCGCTTCGACGGGCAGAGCCACTCCGAGCGGAAGGTGGAACTCTGA